A segment of the Triticum urartu cultivar G1812 chromosome 1, Tu2.1, whole genome shotgun sequence genome:
CAAAGGAATTGCAAGGACCCTTTGTGCATCAACTGGCGAGAACATTCGTGTGACCAAATTTTCGTCCCAATTACTAGTAGCGGGATCAATTAAATCAGATACCCTTGAGATCAAATTACTCCCTCCCGGTGTGATTACTTTTCTATTTGCACAATTAGGAATCCAAGCATCTTCCCAAATATCAATGTTGTGACCATTTCCAACACGCCAAATATAACCAAGATTTAGACAATTAACCCCTGTCATAATACTTTGCCAAGTAAAAGAAGAGCCTTTTTTAGCTTTGTATTCAATAAATCACCTGACTATGCCCTCCACTTGATTTGGAGGGAAATCTGCCCTGCGGGATGGATTAACAGCAAACTACCCAAAAGGCCCCTAATTGCTCAATATACTACTTGAAACTTGGTGTAGTATTGCCTCATCTGAACCGTCAAACCATAGAAATTAACGGCCCCAATTTAATTGATGTACCGTAAAAGGTCTCTAGCTTTTGGTTTTTAAAAAAGGGAGTAGATGGATCGAACGCATATAGAGGCTGGAGCACAACATTTGCATAGCTCCAGCGTATCACCGTAGAAGAATACTAGGCGCACGTTGGCGCCGTAGACTTGCTGCGGGCCGGGAAGGGAGGAGTAGCTCTTGGTTTAAACAAAAAGGAGGACATGGATCGAACTCAGTCTTTTCCTTTCTTTGATGATCTTCGACACATCTATTTGAATTCTCTGCGGGTGAAGGATTTCTCGTGTGGAGAAAAACCTCTTGAGCGCTATCTGATCGTCGTGACGTCAGCATACAAAAGGCATTTTTTAGGCATGGGTGATTTTGATGTAGCAGTAGGAAGTAGTCCTCATTTTAGCTTTGTCATAAATTCAAGTTTGTAAattttgaccaagtttatagaaaaaacaTTAACATCTACAACAATCAATACCAGAAGATTCATCAATGAATATTTTTTCACATCATATATCCTTGTTATTGAAATGTACATATtattttctataaacttggtcaaatcTTATAAAGTTTGATGTTGGACAAAGCTAATATGCAGAATAGATAAAAATAGAGGTAGAAACTATTTTGTTTCTTTATATCAATAGTTGTTCTTTAAATACCAGGCATTTACTGAAACGCGAGGGGTACTGGTGACCCGAAAGGAAAGGGACTTGTTTGTGAATCGGTGCATGATTTAAAACTAAACTTTGTTGTTATATAGGAGGCAAAAAATACATGTGCACATATTTGGTGCTTCTCTCCTACTAAAGGAttatcttttgtgtgtgtgtgggggggggggggttataaTAGAGATAAAGTGATGTTATTATTAATAGAACTTGTTCTTGTCCTTAAGCGTGATGACTCTTTTTATTATAGGTGGGGACTTTAATATTATTTGGAAGTGTACTGAACTTTATAGAGCTACAATAATTGTTAGATCGGCTCAGATTCTTAATGCTATTATCCGGTATAAGTAGTTAAAAAAACTTGATTTAGCTGGGAGAAGTTTTATTCGGTCCAACAATCATAAGGATCATCTCGCAAAAAAAACAATCATAAGGATCCTGTTTTTGAAGCACCAATACACAATGGGAGGGTTGGTTTCCCTTTGTCTTCTCCAGAAGTTTCCTTAGAATTATCCTGAGCATAATGTTCTAGTTGTAGATATTGGTTTTGAAAAAGCTAAAGATTACTTCTCCTTTTAAATTTGAACAATATGACTTTTTAGACATGATCTGAAAAGATGTAGTAGCTAAGGCTTGGGCAAATACATGTAGAGGAAATCCTTAGATAAATGTCAAAATAGAGCTAGTAAGAAGAATGCCTAAAGGTATTTACAGAAGACAGTGGAAGTTGTCGTCCGAAGAACTGGAGAGTATTGGCAAACATAGTGAAAGTTTTTGTTTATCTATTGCTAATTTTCTTTTGAAGAAACAACTTGTTGAAAGGTTGCATAAAATTTTAAGGAAGAAGAGATTTAGCAGATACGGAGATCTAAGGAGCAAGACCCACTTCAGGAACATGCTATCATTTTCCCTTTTTATGGCAAGGCTAGTGGCAAGAAAGAGAGGAACAAAATCATCTCTTTGAGACATGAGGGGTTTACATAAGAGGGAGGGGGGTAGGCATATGTTACTGTATGCAACTAGTTTTTCTAAGTCTTTGTTTAGCCCAGTAGCTTCTAATGTTTTAGTATTAGCTcccttttgcttgtgttcttgatgaATTGATAGAGAAATATTCGAAAAAGTATTTAGCTAAAAGGAAATAAGAGTTGCTCCGTTAGAAAGAGGTAAAAATTCTTCTTTTGCAGGGATTTTGGGAAAAAAAGTCTCTTATCATTTTTTTATTCTATGAAGGAATAAAAATTAATTTTACGAATTCCTACTTTGTTTAAAGTATATTTATTAATTTTTTATATAGATACATCATGTAAATTGATCTACTTTAAATAGAAAAAATAAAGTAGAGAGTGAATAAGAAAACATAATATTCGGCCTCATAGGTCAGAAATAGAgttctttctttttattttatttatagtattTCTTCTCATTATACTGCAAAAAAATATTGGCTACAATTGAGGAGGTCTTATCAATGAAATTTCCATTTACATGGGATCTAGGCATAATTCCCAACCCATTCTATATAGAATTATTTTCATTCcttcacaaaataaaataaaaacaaacatATTCAAGATGAAGCACAATAAAGTACCAGGCGTATTTGGGCTGCCTATTGAGTTTTACCAGTATTTCTTTATTTATTCTTAGTGGAGATCTTATGCGGTTATTGTTAAATTTACCATGGTATAGCTAGGCTCGGTTATGGTACTTTTGAGTCTTTTGATTACAGTTGTATAGGCCTCTATCTTTACTGAATGGTGCGATAAAATGCTATGTTTTTTTGGACAATCTAGAAGACATGAAACAATTCATGTTCTTGAGATATTAAACCTAGTGATCCTACTAATGTTGTTTTATTTcattaaaaaatgtagtttcttTTCCCTATCTCACAATCTCAATACCTAGGCAAAACTTTGAGCGGGAGAAGCTACACATTAGTCGACTGAATTTTTTAGTTAGGAACAGTCAATTTATGGACCGTTGGATGAAGATCGTATGGCGTCTGGATCTTTTTCCTCCTCCGCTCCCAGACCGCCAAACGTGTCGCGGAACGAACCACCAGCCACCACCACCTGGGGTTGGCGGCGCTCCTGTGACTAcctcgccgccccgccctccccgGAACCGCCCCCACCGCCGGTCTAGCCGCCGCCCccgccatccctctagccccgcCCGCTGTtggatttttttttctttggcgAAGTGCGCCACTGCCCCACACCGCCGGcaaccaccgcccccaccctgtaCCCTAAGATAGATATTGGGGTGATGACGGCGAGCCCCTTCGTTATCTCCGGCGACgcccttccttctccttccttcgttgaaaaatcgactgacccccCACTGATGCATAGCTAAACTGTTTTCGAGCAACTACTAGCTAGTATGTCAAGCAAAGGTTTGATTTCCTATGTTTTGGCAGTAAACAGGGGCTTTGCCCTGTTTACCTGATAACATATTGCACTGCACAAGacagtttttttttctttttgatgAGGGTAACTGCACAAGACAGCTGGGTTCTTTTGTCTCAAAAAATTCCGAACGAAACGGGGTCCGTTGGGCCGCTTTTCCTCGGAAAAAAGGAGGCATGAGTATCATCGATCGGCAGGACCATGTTCGAAGCTAGTGCGTGGGCTGCCATATCACTTGGAACGCAAGGCAAGCACAACTTGTTACTCTTTCTGCCAAGCGCGAGGCCTGCTGGAACCTTTTCTGAAGAAACGGTAGGCGAGTCAAACCCTTGTGTCGTGCTTACAAGATCGTGCTAGTAGTAGCCTGTACATGTGTTATCTGAGAGTACTGTTGATGGATAACCGGCCAGCAGACGAACTGCCTGTCTGCTTAGACAATGATGTTGATGCAGCAGCATGAAAGACCTACTCTAGCATATAGGAGTACGATTTTTCTACTATCCTACCATACTACTGTAGTAGTTGAATACCATTTCAGTGTTAGTACTCTTCGTAAAGACGACGGTGTGGTGCCTATGAAATCCTTGCGTCAGTGTAAATCATTGCCGTTCTCTTTGTTTGTTATAGTGGCCACAAAGAGACAGTTTGCTGCCTATGCAACCCTGTGTGCGATGTCCTTGTCTAGGCGAGGTCTCTGCGGTAATTCCTgattagtagtagtagtagtactataCACCAATGCGCACTGTAATGCGGCACTGCGTGGAGCGACGTTACTGAATTCAGATACTGCGTGCAGTATACTACAGTACCATCTTCCGGGTGAGCAACGATATTTGTGGATTCAGAGACAATCTACCCAGGTGCAGTCAGAGATCTCGGGAGAATGATAAAACCCGTAGTCGATCACCTGCTTGCAGCTTGGTGTTGTAAACTTGTAATCAAATCCAGATGGCACATACGAATCTGGGTTAAGCAGCGCAGCGCAGCGCATTATGTTCTTAGGTTTTTCAGTGAAGATGGTGTATTCGTTAACTAACTTTCAATAGGTACAGCCAAGTCGACAAATGCAGGACGATCGAGTGGTCAGCCAAAGATGGCGTTCCAACATTCCGATCACGTAAGCATCACAGTTTAATTCCCTGCATTCGTTCCATTTACAGTCAAGGCAGTGGATCATCATATATCTCGAAGGATTGCCCCAACCCACTCTGCATATGCCTTGAAGGACCAATGGATCGCCACATAACTGTAACTTAGAGAGCAGTATGATATGAAGCAACCACAACCTTCTTATATAGCTTAATTCAATGGCTTCATATACCTAGGGTCACCTTCTTATATAGCTTCGTTACTGGCAACTTATTTTCCATCATTGATGGTGCAGGCCACCGCCGCCAGTTCAGTATCGAATCGAACATTCCTGCTTGGGTAGGCGGGATGCAACGGCATCACTTACAAGCATCGACAGCACTTTTATCTGAAACTCTGAATTCCGAACGTGCCACTCCAGTGCAGCCCAGGCTCCGGGGCCTCTCCTCCGTGACCCGTGACAGCCGCCGCAATGCATCACCCATCACCTAGGCCTAGCTATTCGATCGAGCTTGACGACAGTGGTTCTACCTTTAAGCAATGGTGACTGGTGCATGGCAGATTCGCGAGCCATGGCCTGACCATTCTGTTGTCCATTTGTCTGTCATGAACCGAAGAAGTGGCTCACCAGACGCGGAGGACAGGGAGGGAGGAGCGATGCCGGCGGCATGGAGAACAAATCGACGCCGATGCTAGAAACTCAGCCATGAGATCGCCTCAAATGGAAACTAAGGTAATCAATCAATCAATCCATGGCGTAGGTCATGAAATTCAGCCATGAGATCCTACTATAGGAGTAGTTTATTTCAGGTAAGTTGCGGCCGCAGGAGGTCGCTCGAAAGAGCAAGTCTGAATCTGTAGCTGGCGCCGCACCAACGCACGTCGCTTCTGAACCGATAGAAGAAACAAACAGCTGTGCGGCAGTGCAAAAATGGATTGCAGCAAGGCCACAGGAGCCACGAGATTATACAAAGCCAACAAAACAAACGGGGAATATGCTTCTACTCTACTGCATTTTCATGTGGCTAAGACAAGCTCTTCGCGTCACAGCTCCATGTGCCCGTCGTCGCTGTCGGCCGTGGCAGTGAACCCGTCGTCGTCAGAGTCGGTGTCCTCGCCACCGcggccgccgtcgccgtcgccgtcgctgGAGGAGAGGCGCGCGAGCCAGCAGCTGCCGTGGAGGTGGCCGCTGACGCAGACAAAGTACTCGAGGCGGCCCTCGTGCGCGCCGAGCCGGCGGCACGCGCTGCGGGGCGCGAGGCCGGCCGCTGTGACGCTCCAGACGCGCGCGCCGCAGTAGGGGCAGCGCACGCGGGGCTCCAGCGGGGCCCGCCCGCCCACCAGGCAGGCGCGCGTGCGGGAGCGCATGAAGCCGCGGAACACGCCGCGGTAGGCGCCCACGTCCTCGTCGGCCGCGGCGCCGGCCGCCGCGTGCTCGCACGGGTCCGACACGTACAGCAGGTCCCCGCCGCAGCGGCGCGACAGGAAGCTCCGGCCGGACGTCTTGGAGAAGCGCGACACGGGCGCGAAGTGGCCCCGCACGCCGGCCCCCGCCGCGCCGCAGCAGAAGAGCAGCAGCTTCGCCAGCGCCGGCCACCCGCCGCCCACGCGGCCCGACGCGGCCGAGGAGCCCGTGGTGAGCGTGGACACCATCCGCGGCGCGCGCGAGACGCAGAGCTCCCGCCACAGCACGCGCTCCGCGACGGCGCGCAGGCGGCGGCTGACCCGCGCCACGGAGCACAGCGCCTGCGGGTCCCAGTTGAGCGCCCGGAACACCAGCGCCAGCACCTGCTCATCCAGGATCCCCACGTTCACCCCGCGGATCCGCGCCCCAATGCCGCGCCCCCCGCTGCTCCACTCGTCGGCGATGCCGATGCCGATGCCGCCGCTCGCGTTCGCCTTGCTGCCGCCCCCGCCGCCGGCGCTGCCAACGCGCAGCCGCCTCATCTCCCGCGTTCCCTCGCTCATGCTAACCGAATGCTACCCAACCCGTGCACCGAGCCAACGGAGTCCGGCGACTCCCTCCCGGCGCCTCCGCGCGTGCCAGCCGAACCTAGTTGCCCGACGTGGTGGTGTGACTCTGAGCGTGACTGCGATTCGCGAGTACGAGCgcggagcggggcggcgccggcgggtgGGCAGTTATATACGTGGGCGGCCGTCCCGTCCGTGCTCCCTGGAGGCGACCCCGACCCGGCCGGCCAGCCCTGCTCCTCGTGTCGCCGCGCCGCGCGTGACAATTGTACGGCTCGGCCGCAATAGCCGCTCGCGGTACGGTTGCGATCAGAAAAGCGATCCTTGTCGCACTCCCCCGCACGCAAAATATCTCCATCATCCCCGCACGCTAATCCCTCTTGCCTTGCGTGCCGTCTGCCGTGCCCCCGTCAAAACAGTGCCGTTCTTGGACCGGAGCAGCGCCTGTCGCCACCGCCCGATCCAGGCTCGCTGCCCGGACAGAGCGCGCCGGTGCTGCGCATGCGGGTGCAGCACAGCGCTGCTCGCCATCCCCAAAATATCTTGCGCGCACACTGCCAATCTTAGTTTACTTTGCCATGTATCATGCGAGCTTAGTTTACTTAGCTGACGTACAGCATCCACGGCGGGCACACTGGCGGGCGGGACGCGTGCCCCGGCGGTCGCGCCTGCGCGCCCGTGCTCTGGGGCGACACGTGCCGGCCGGGCCTCGCTTGGCGGGGGACGCGTGGCGCGATCACGGCGGCTGGCACCGGATAGTCTCAGGATTCGGTTGGCTCCTCGGCCGGGGGTGGCGGCGGTGCCGACGCGTGTGGCTGCCGGGAAGACCACACGCGGAAATATCTGGGGCTACGCGGCGCGCCTGGGTTGGCCGAGCGGCACACGCGTCCGATAATTAGCTCGGTCGCTCGCTGCGGGCGTTCCGTTTCTTTGCCGCTACGTACGTACTGGATCAAGATCCACCAATCATCAGATCTGCTGCACGCACAACGGTGGGATTGCATTTATTTTGTCGTCTTGTGGGAGAAGGGTGGAGATGTACGTTACGCAGGGTTTGATAAATAAGTGAATGACGTCTCGGGGCTAAATTTCatgttttgactattttctgaaGCCTATTCGAGATTTGATCTTAGTTTGAAAAAATTTCAAGATCTGATCCTTTTGCTACCGCCAGGGACCATGGCGATAGGCACCGTCAAGTCCCTGACGGTAGGGTTGCATGCCCTACCGCCAAAAACCTATTAAATATTGAACACAGTGCGTACTCGTGCCTACCGCCAAGCACCTTGGTGATAGGGTTGTGCAGGCTATCACCAGCCCGGTTGGCGGTAGCGATGTTTCCTACCGCTAAAGTCCCTGGCGGTAGGCTGTTAACCCTACCGTCATGGACTCTGACGGTAGCAAAATGATTAGATCTCAAAAAAAAATTAAACTGAAGTCAAATCTCGAATAAATTTTAAAAAGGGGTCAAAATACGAAAATTTGCCACGTCTCGGCTGGCTCTCGCTCCGGTGCGATGGGATGCCCAGGAAACGGGGTTCCTTCAATCATTCGTGGTGTCGGGGGCGATGTCATGGAGGAAGCATCGCCTCGCAGTTCACACAAGCATGGTTTTTTTTCCAGTTCGAATCACGCAAGCATGCTTGTTACTGTCATCAGGTGCTACTGTGCTAGTAACACATCAGAGTTCTTGCCATGTCAAAATAAAAAAAGATTTCGTGCTGAAACACAACTACGAGGTTTTTTCTTCACAGAAATCTCTACTCCTAGAGAGGTGTCCGTAATCGTTTCGTTTCGTCTGTCCCTTCGATCGATCGATCGGAACCCCTCCCCGCACGACATCTCTACTCCTAAAGGGGCAGTCTGTAATCGTTTCGTTTCGCTTTGTTTCGTTGTCCCTTCGATCGATCGATCAAAATCCCTTCCCTCACggtaaaaaggaaaaaaaaaataGAGAAAGGAAGCAATGCATGGGATCTGATTACTTTAGACTTCTTTTCCTCGCGTGTTTTGTATGCGTGCGTTGGTGTTGGTTGTGTGCATCTTCTCTATGCAGCGGTCGGATGTGTGCTCTTAAGGCATGTATTCACTTGAATCTTGATGCACCTTTTTTGAGCCAATAAAATTCACCGTTTGGGTTAAAATGATACTATGTGGACCCTTTTACTCTTATCaattgattcaaaggattctaaCGATATACAAAGACATGAAAAATAAAGTAATTGCAATGGGGTGTCAGTAGATCGTATATTGTTTTTTATCTTGTTTTTTGCAAAAATGATAGGATT
Coding sequences within it:
- the LOC125536671 gene encoding EID1-like F-box protein 3, with protein sequence MSEGTREMRRLRVGSAGGGGGSKANASGGIGIGIADEWSSGGRGIGARIRGVNVGILDEQVLALVFRALNWDPQALCSVARVSRRLRAVAERVLWRELCVSRAPRMVSTLTTGSSAASGRVGGGWPALAKLLLFCCGAAGAGVRGHFAPVSRFSKTSGRSFLSRRCGGDLLYVSDPCEHAAAGAAADEDVGAYRGVFRGFMRSRTRACLVGGRAPLEPRVRCPYCGARVWSVTAAGLAPRSACRRLGAHEGRLEYFVCVSGHLHGSCWLARLSSSDGDGDGGRGGEDTDSDDDGFTATADSDDGHMEL